The following are encoded together in the Trachemys scripta elegans isolate TJP31775 chromosome 7, CAS_Tse_1.0, whole genome shotgun sequence genome:
- the TMEM115 gene encoding transmembrane protein 115, with amino-acid sequence MNRYLPVARQHFLAVLASTSVVVKSICATVILLYLLSFAVDTVFGLGVTPGYLFPPNFWIWTLATHSVVEKHVWDVGVSLATVVLAGRLLEPLWGALELLIFFAVVNISVGLLGAFAYFLTYVGSFNLLYLFTVRIHGMLGFLGGVLVALKQTMGDSTVLKVPQVRMKVVPMLLLLILAVLRLTTLIESNLLASYGFGVLSSWIYLRFYQRHSRGRGDMSDHFAFATFFPEILQPVIGLVANLVHGILVKVKVCRKTVKRYDVGAPSSITISLPGTDPQDAERRRQLALKALNERLKRVEDQSAWPSMEDDEDEGGPKADSPLLPEKSQSSRDANAAGKGASQESSLITFEDAPPQL; translated from the exons ATGAACCGGTACCTCCCAGTAGCCCGGCAGCATTTTCTGGCTGTGCTGGCCAGCACCAGTGTGGTGGTGAAGTCCATCTGTGCCACTGTCATCCTGCTCTACCTTCTATCCTTTGCTGTGGACACTGTGTTCGGGCTTGGCGTGACTCCTGGTTACCTCTTTCCACCCAACTTTTGGATCTGGACGTTGGCCACACACAGTGTGGTGGAGAAGCATGTCTGGGACGTTGGCGTGAGCCTGGCCACAGTAGTGctggctggcaggctgctggaGCCCCTGTGGGGAGCACTGGAGCTCCTGATCTTCTTTGCAGTGGTGAATATCTCAGTTGGGCTTCTGGGAGCCTTTGCCTACTTTCTCACCTATGTGGGATCATTCAATCTCTTGTACCTGTTTACTGTTCGCATTCACGGCATGCTGGGCTTCCTCGGTGGGGTCTTGGTGGCCCTCAAGCAGACCATGGGCGACAGCACTGTTCTGAAGGTGCCCCAGGTGCGGATGAAAGTGGTCCCTATGCTCTTACTCCTTATCCTGGCTGTTCTGAGGCTGACCACCCTAATTGAAAGCAACCTATTGGCCTCTTATGGCTTTGGGGTCCTCTCCAGCTGGATCTATCTTCGTTTCTACCAGCGGCACAGTAGGGGACGTGGAGACATGTCAGACCACTTTGCCTTTGCCACGTTCTTCCCCGAGATCCTGCAGCCCGTGATTGGTTTGGTGGCCAACTTGGTGCATGGCATCTTGGTGAAGGTAAAAGTTTGCCGGAAAACAGTGAAACGTTATGATGTGGGTGCTCCTTCGTCCATCACCATCAGCCTGCCTGGAACAGACCCGCAGGATGCTGAGAGGAGAAG ACAACTCGCCCTGAAGGCGCTGAATGAGCGGTTGAAACGCGTGGAGGACCAGTCAGCGTGGCCCAGCATGGAGGACGATGAGGATGAGGGAGGTCCCAAGGCGGACAGCCCGCTGCTCCCTGAGAAGAGCCAAAGCAGCCGGGATGCCAATGCTGCAGGGAAAGGAGCCAGCCAGGAGTCCAGCCTCATCACCTTTGAGGATGCTCCCCCTCAGCTGTGA